A stretch of Fulvia fulva chromosome 4, complete sequence DNA encodes these proteins:
- a CDS encoding Lysine--tRNA ligase, mitochondrial, producing MYIVSVMSKHILLRRCRPHLFSSFRRVQRAHPTPSFTSSSCVREHDVTHDYEKRVAQLQANRPLAECYPRLSEEVAWRRVDRTSLDNQYGHLKPDETYSDALDPLVGRVQSVRTAGSKLVFIDINTFSGNIQAVCQFSKLQQEDSNITIESFKAFGKLIRKGDFWSVVGHAHRTARGELSVRATELPTLLSPSLHQIPEALEDPEARARARHVDMLVNAEAIQTLQVRHHVEATMQQFFNERGFTKVTTPLLGAGAGGAAARPFETEATELAGEKLNLRIAPELWLKRLVVGGMDRVYEMGPAFRNEGVDATHNPEFNICEFYQAYATLETLTLRTEELIHSLKGQMQALREEGIFKDLPDIDPILEKDFAMIEFIPALEEKLEVKLPALQSADAYDQVLELFKRHNIAVPSNPTLARLLDAFSAHYLEPNSFDQPIFITNHPACMSPLSKHFTCEKTGQIVAARAELFINGREYANMYEEENSPIEQRRKFEEQLKQRETNKEAMELDESYLKALEWGLPPTGGWGCGVDRLVMLFSGRERISDVLAFGSLRNVVGLGSGRRG from the exons ATG TACATAGTCTCCGTAATGTCCAAACATATTCTCCTCCGCCGCTGCCGACCACATCTCTTCTCCAGCTTCAGACGCGTGCAGCGCGCACACCCCACGCCATCTTTCACTTCCTCGTCATGTGTTCGAGAGCATGATGTGACGCATGACTACGAGAAACGCGTAGCTCAACTACAGGCAAACAGACCGCTGGCAGAATGCTACCCGAGACTGTCGGAAGAGGTGGCATGGAGACGTGTAGATAGGACAAGTCTTGACAATCAATATGGGCATCTTAAGCCAGATGAGACATACTCCGATGCATTGGATCCCTTAGTCG GAAGAGTTCAGTCAGTCAGAACTGCTGGCTCGAAGCTTGTCTTCATCGACATCAACACGTTCTCCGGCAATATCCAAGCCGTCTGCCAGTTCAGCAAGCTCCAGCAGGAAGACAGCAACATAACCATAGAGAGCTTCAAGGCTTTTGGTAAGCTCATCAGGAAAGGCGACTTTTGGTCTGTAGTAGGGCATGCGCACAGGACTGCCCGCGGTGAGCTATCAGTGCGGGCCACGGAACTACCCACTCTATTATCGCCTTCGCTGCACCAGATTCCCGAAGCGCTGGAGGATCCCGAAGCACGAGCACGAGCTCGCCATGTCGACATGTTGGTCAATGCGGAAGCCATACAAACACTGCAAGTCCGGCATCATGTCGAGGCAACGATGCAGCAGTTCTTCAACGAGCGGGGCTTCACCAAAGTCACTACACCTCTACTTGGCGCCGGTGCAGGTGGAGCTGCTGCACGACCTTTCGAGACAGAGGCCACCGAGCTGGCTGGCGAAAAGCTGAACTTGCGCATTGCGCCCGAGCTATGGCTGAAGCGTCTTGTAGTCGGCGGTATGGATCGCGTATACGAGATGGGGCCTGCTTTCCGCAACGAAGGTGTAGATGCCACGCACAACCCGGAGTTCAATATCTGCGAGTTTTACCAGGCCTATGCCACGCTGGAGACACTAACGCTACGCACAGAAGAGCTGATCCATAGCCTCAAAGGGCAGATGCAGGCGCTACGTGAGGAAGGTATCTTCAAGGACCTGCCAGATATTGACCCGATCCTGGAGAAGGACTTCGCTATGATCGAGTTCATTCCTGCCCTGGAAGAGAAGTTGGAGGTCAAGCTGCCAGCTCTCCAGTCGGCAGATGCATACGACCAGGTGTTGGAACTGTTCAAGCGCCACAACATAGCAGTACCATCCAACCCGACATTGGCACGGCTCCTTGACGCCTTCTCCGCCCACTACCTCGAACCGAATTCCTTCGACCAACCAATCTTCATCACAAATCACCCTGCATGTATGTCACCGCTAAGCAAACACTTCACCTGCGAAAAGACAGGCCAGATTGTCGCCGCTCGCGCCGAGCTCTTCATCAATGGCAGAGAATACGCCAACATGTATGAGGAGGAGAACAGTCCTATCGAGCAGAGGAGGAAGTTCGAAGAGCAGCTGAAGCAGCGAGAGACAAATAAGGAAGCGATGGAGCTCGATGAGAGCTACCTAAAGGCGCTCGAGTGGGGATTGCCGCCCACAGGTGGGTGGGGATGTGGTGTGGATAGGCTGGTCATGCTGTTCAGTGGACGAGAGAGGATTAGTGATGTGCTGGCATTCGGGAGTTTGAGGAACGTGGTGGGATTGGGGAGTGGGCGGCGTGGATGA